One Streptomyces sp. NBC_00554 DNA segment encodes these proteins:
- a CDS encoding alpha/beta fold hydrolase: MKPWASDSVEQPYGRGRESGTVNIPQPEFVTTPDITRLACRDHHPSAPDAVTPARAQPPLLLMHGLAGHMGEWDDILPLLLADGHRVVTYDARGHGASTRRPRNMTRAACVQDALALVRELSLAPVTLLGQSLGGHTALLAAAAHPDLVHALILIEAGPAGANPAVPSEIAAWLDSWPTPFNSPSAAAEFFGHEAWARGLEEREEGWRPRVDRDTMVSAVTELANHSYWPEWDRIRCPTLVIRGANGTMPESEATRMKDRRPTATTVHVIPDASHDVHLDRPAELHATVSAFLTGIGQGP, from the coding sequence ATGAAGCCATGGGCGTCAGACTCCGTCGAGCAGCCATACGGGCGAGGCAGAGAGAGCGGAACCGTGAACATCCCCCAGCCTGAATTCGTCACGACCCCGGACATCACAAGGCTGGCCTGCCGAGATCACCACCCGTCGGCCCCGGACGCAGTCACCCCGGCACGCGCTCAGCCCCCGCTCCTCCTCATGCACGGCCTGGCAGGCCACATGGGTGAGTGGGACGACATCCTCCCCCTCCTCCTGGCGGACGGCCACCGAGTGGTGACCTACGACGCCCGAGGCCACGGCGCCAGCACCCGCCGCCCTCGGAACATGACCCGAGCGGCCTGCGTCCAAGACGCCCTGGCGCTGGTCCGCGAACTGTCCCTGGCCCCCGTAACCCTCCTGGGCCAGTCCCTCGGCGGCCACACCGCACTCCTCGCCGCAGCCGCCCACCCTGACCTGGTCCACGCCCTCATCCTGATCGAGGCGGGCCCAGCGGGCGCGAACCCCGCCGTCCCCTCAGAAATAGCCGCCTGGCTGGACAGCTGGCCAACACCCTTCAACTCCCCTTCCGCAGCAGCGGAGTTCTTCGGCCACGAGGCCTGGGCGAGAGGTCTGGAGGAGCGCGAGGAGGGCTGGCGCCCGCGAGTGGACCGCGACACGATGGTCTCCGCGGTCACGGAGCTCGCGAACCACTCGTACTGGCCCGAGTGGGACAGGATCCGATGCCCCACGCTCGTCATCCGGGGCGCCAACGGAACCATGCCCGAGTCGGAGGCCACGCGGATGAAGGACCGCCGCCCGACCGCGACGACAGTCCACGTGATCCCCGACGCGTCGCACGACGTCCACCTGGATCGGCCGGCCGAGCTGCACGCGACGGTGAGCGCGTTTCTGACGGGCATCGGCCAGGGCCCCTGA
- a CDS encoding VOC family protein, with protein sequence MTVRRIVPDIQVDSEESMTTSRDFYGLLGLEQVMHLGWVMTLASPSNPTAQISFFTEERTAPVAPDLSVEVEDVDAVYAQVVASGAEVVRELRDEEWGVRRFFVRDPNGRVVNVLGHRRAE encoded by the coding sequence ATGACCGTCCGCAGGATCGTCCCCGACATCCAGGTCGACTCCGAGGAGTCGATGACGACCAGCCGTGACTTCTACGGCCTGCTCGGCCTGGAGCAGGTCATGCACCTGGGCTGGGTCATGACCCTCGCCTCCCCGTCCAACCCCACCGCCCAGATCAGCTTCTTCACCGAGGAGCGGACCGCCCCCGTCGCCCCCGACCTGAGCGTGGAGGTCGAGGACGTCGACGCGGTGTACGCCCAGGTCGTCGCCTCGGGCGCGGAGGTCGTACGGGAGTTGCGGGACGAGGAGTGGGGCGTACGGCGCTTCTTCGTACGGGATCCGAACGGGCGGGTGGTGAATGTGCTGGGGCACCGGCGGGCGGAATAG
- a CDS encoding glycosyltransferase → MRVLLMSYGSRGDVEPLAGLAVGLRELGAEVRVCAPPDEEFAKLVAGVGAEFVPFGRPVRALVTGEMPAEGPPGIAAELVAAHFDTIGAAAEGCDALVATGLMPAGARSVAEKLGIRYVYGCFHTLELPSPHRSPSSRPGPPLPPDVTDNRALWDLDAQKVNALYGGALNTHRASIGLPPVDNVRDHVFTDQPWLAADPVLLPCEELTDLRVVQTGAWIRPDERPLPDELLAFLDAGEPPVYVGFGSMALRGSTDIARVAVEAVRAQGRRVLVGSGWADLGLIDDRTDCFVVGEVNHQALFGRVAAVVHHGGAGTTTTAARAGAPQVVVPQFVDQPHWAARVAQLGIGVAHDGPTPTFESLSTALKTALTPETHTRARAVAATIRPDGATVAAKLLLDEVSRQRPPVSA, encoded by the coding sequence GTGCGTGTGTTGTTGATGTCGTACGGGTCGCGCGGGGATGTCGAACCCCTGGCGGGACTCGCGGTGGGGTTGCGGGAACTCGGCGCGGAGGTGCGGGTGTGCGCGCCGCCGGACGAGGAGTTCGCGAAGCTGGTGGCCGGTGTCGGCGCGGAGTTCGTACCCTTCGGCCGGCCGGTGCGCGCGCTGGTGACCGGGGAGATGCCGGCGGAGGGCCCGCCCGGGATCGCGGCCGAGTTGGTCGCCGCGCACTTCGACACGATCGGCGCGGCGGCCGAGGGGTGCGATGCGCTGGTGGCGACCGGTTTGATGCCCGCCGGTGCTCGGTCGGTGGCCGAGAAACTGGGCATCCGCTACGTGTACGGGTGCTTCCACACGCTCGAGCTGCCGTCGCCGCACCGCTCACCGTCGTCTCGGCCGGGCCCGCCGTTGCCACCGGACGTGACCGACAACCGGGCGCTGTGGGACCTGGATGCCCAGAAGGTGAACGCCCTGTACGGCGGGGCACTCAACACCCACCGGGCGTCGATCGGCCTGCCGCCGGTGGACAACGTCCGCGACCACGTCTTCACCGACCAGCCGTGGCTGGCGGCGGACCCGGTCCTGTTGCCGTGCGAGGAGCTGACGGACCTACGCGTCGTGCAGACCGGCGCGTGGATCCGGCCGGACGAACGCCCGCTGCCGGACGAGCTGTTGGCGTTCCTGGACGCCGGTGAACCGCCGGTGTACGTGGGCTTCGGCAGCATGGCCCTGCGCGGCTCGACGGACATCGCCCGGGTGGCCGTCGAGGCGGTCCGCGCGCAGGGCCGCCGCGTACTCGTCGGGAGCGGCTGGGCGGACCTGGGCCTAATCGACGACCGCACCGACTGCTTCGTCGTCGGCGAGGTCAACCACCAGGCACTGTTCGGCCGGGTGGCCGCCGTCGTGCACCACGGCGGCGCAGGCACGACGACGACGGCCGCCCGGGCCGGGGCGCCCCAGGTCGTCGTCCCCCAGTTCGTGGACCAGCCGCACTGGGCCGCCCGGGTGGCCCAGTTGGGCATCGGCGTGGCACACGACGGCCCGACTCCGACCTTCGAGTCCCTGTCCACCGCGCTCAAGACGGCCCTGACCCCCGAGACCCACACACGGGCGAGGGCCGTGGCCGCCACGATCCGCCCCGACGGGGCGACGGTGGCCGCGAAGCTGCTGCTCGACGAGGTCAGTCGGCAGAGGCCGCCGGTGTCCGCGTGA
- a CDS encoding SCO4225 family membrane protein gives MPNASRPRHLPRLRQLLVPAVDNWLARGYLAVVAASLGFFLGAWYVGPDPGLSGAYPLMATAPFSFLGLLVSIPAEYSSLTWLSPLIFAVGTALSGLVNAVLLGRFARRQRVREPQPATS, from the coding sequence ATGCCGAATGCTTCCCGCCCGCGTCACCTCCCGCGCCTGCGCCAGTTGCTGGTGCCCGCGGTGGACAACTGGCTCGCGCGTGGGTATCTCGCCGTGGTGGCGGCGTCGCTGGGGTTCTTCTTGGGCGCCTGGTACGTGGGGCCGGACCCGGGGCTCTCGGGGGCCTACCCGCTCATGGCCACGGCGCCGTTCAGCTTCCTCGGCCTCCTGGTGTCGATACCCGCGGAGTACTCCTCGCTCACCTGGCTGAGCCCGTTGATCTTCGCCGTCGGTACGGCCCTGTCCGGCCTGGTCAACGCCGTGCTCCTCGGTCGGTTCGCACGCAGGCAGCGGGTGCGGGAGCCGCAGCCGGCCACTAGCTGA
- a CDS encoding DoxX family protein: protein MNLALWIGAGLLAAVALGGGITKAFVPKEKLAAANGGGWTEDIGVGFIKTLGVLELLAAVGLILPAVVDIAPVMVPVTAICWVLLMIGAMVTHGRLGESKFVLVNLVYLALAVFIAWGRFGPNPFNG from the coding sequence ATGAACCTCGCACTGTGGATCGGTGCCGGACTGCTGGCCGCCGTAGCCCTGGGCGGCGGCATCACCAAAGCATTCGTGCCCAAGGAGAAACTGGCAGCGGCCAACGGTGGGGGATGGACCGAAGACATCGGCGTCGGCTTCATCAAAACCCTCGGCGTCCTCGAACTCCTGGCCGCGGTGGGCTTGATCCTGCCGGCTGTCGTCGACATCGCACCCGTCATGGTGCCGGTGACCGCCATCTGTTGGGTCCTGCTGATGATCGGCGCGATGGTCACCCACGGCCGACTCGGCGAATCCAAGTTCGTCCTGGTGAACCTGGTCTATCTGGCGCTCGCGGTCTTCATCGCATGGGGCCGCTTCGGCCCCAACCCGTTCAACGGCTGA
- a CDS encoding HEAT repeat domain-containing protein, which produces MMWRSSQRWGTLSERSARTTELLRRGREALDAIRDRLRHENAAVREGCCRLFDHLVAARLVLAPALRRLTDDPEPRVRMMAAELLGKFAHTEPSATAALEHARLNDSSPAVRKVASWYAPGGTIYRKTAPRGAW; this is translated from the coding sequence ATGATGTGGCGCTCGTCGCAGCGCTGGGGGACCCTCAGCGAACGGTCGGCGCGTACCACGGAGCTGCTGAGGCGCGGGCGGGAGGCGCTCGACGCCATCCGCGACAGGCTGCGGCACGAGAACGCGGCCGTCCGCGAGGGCTGTTGCCGCCTGTTCGACCACCTGGTCGCCGCCCGACTCGTCCTCGCCCCGGCCCTCCGCCGCCTGACCGACGACCCCGAACCCCGGGTCCGCATGATGGCAGCCGAACTACTGGGCAAGTTCGCCCACACAGAACCCTCCGCCACGGCAGCCCTGGAACACGCCCGCCTCAACGACTCCAGCCCGGCGGTCCGCAAGGTGGCGAGCTGGTACGCCCCGGGCGGGACGATCTATCGCAAGACGGCCCCGCGCGGGGCCTGGTAG
- a CDS encoding DUF2267 domain-containing protein, with product MPSMTWNELIEEVRESGQYPTKAEAERVTRLVLSALGGHVVGDERVDLARRLPTEAARLIASQIPVTRSLSAAEFVDSIASSILGATPAKARWDVSSVLSVLPTAVGDDLINRILKQLPSGYALLFGRAELAPTSA from the coding sequence ATGCCCTCGATGACATGGAACGAACTCATCGAGGAGGTAAGGGAATCCGGCCAGTACCCCACCAAGGCGGAAGCGGAACGCGTCACCCGCCTCGTCCTGTCCGCCCTCGGCGGCCACGTGGTCGGCGACGAACGCGTCGATCTGGCACGCCGACTCCCCACCGAGGCGGCCCGTCTGATCGCATCCCAGATCCCGGTCACCCGCTCCCTGTCGGCCGCGGAGTTCGTGGACAGCATCGCGTCCAGCATTTTGGGAGCCACCCCGGCCAAGGCCCGCTGGGACGTCAGCTCAGTCCTGAGCGTCCTCCCCACGGCCGTCGGCGACGACCTCATCAATCGCATCCTGAAGCAACTTCCCTCCGGCTACGCCCTGTTGTTCGGCCGAGCGGAACTGGCCCCGACGTCAGCTTGA
- the helR gene encoding RNA polymerase recycling motor ATPase HelR, which yields MNPLNPLTTSAFDLPDRLSPKADPTLIAGDEEHFAAIAECLEQSIAELTDRLDVERKAPGGIGRQAMDRDMEIHRLTTRLRALRRFGLDLCLGHMVGADGPDATPVYVGRLGLTDSTGRRLLLDWRSPAAEPFFGATHGNPMGLASRRRYRWTGGRISDYWDEVFTSDGFAGHAALDDQSAFIASLGSNRSPRMRDVLGTIQADQDAIIRAGSRGALVVDGGPGTGKTVVALHRSAYLLYSDPRLGHRRGGVLFVGPHQPYLAYVADVLPSLGEEGVQTCTLRNLVAEGAAAAVEADPDVALLKSSADLVKAIETAVRFYEEPPTKGMTVTTHWSEVRLSADDWALAFEAAPGTPHNEARDQVLEELVTILVDKHDNAGGDGEIDASPALLRRSLLQNRELLTAFNRAWPLLEAADLVGDLWSVPAYLRKCAPWLGPDDVRKLQREDAQAWTVSDLPLLDAARQRLGDPEASRRRRRHEAAVAAERAGRADVIEILLRDSEIDESQGAMGMLRGQDLQDSLIDDSALPTAEPDLLAGPFAHIVVDEAQELTDAEWQMLLLRCPSRSFTIVGDRAQARHGFTESWQERLERVGLDRINQASLSINYRTPEEIMTEAEPVIRAALPDANVPSSIRSSGIPVVHGSASDLDSVLETWLAAHAEGIACVIGDPTFRTTSRVRSLTPELSKGLEFDLVVVIDPETFGKGIEGAVDRYVAMTRATQQLVILTSA from the coding sequence GTGAACCCGCTCAACCCGTTGACCACCAGCGCGTTCGACCTTCCCGACCGTCTCTCTCCCAAGGCTGACCCGACGCTGATCGCCGGCGACGAGGAGCACTTCGCGGCCATCGCGGAGTGTCTCGAGCAGTCGATCGCCGAGCTGACCGACCGTCTGGATGTCGAACGCAAGGCGCCCGGCGGCATAGGCCGGCAGGCGATGGACCGGGACATGGAGATCCACCGGCTGACCACGCGCCTGCGCGCGCTGCGTCGCTTCGGCCTGGACCTGTGCCTCGGACACATGGTCGGCGCGGACGGCCCCGACGCCACGCCCGTGTACGTCGGACGACTCGGCCTCACGGACAGCACCGGCCGTCGGCTGTTGCTCGACTGGCGCTCCCCGGCGGCCGAGCCGTTCTTCGGAGCCACCCACGGCAACCCGATGGGCCTGGCGAGCCGCCGCAGGTATCGCTGGACCGGCGGCCGGATCAGCGACTACTGGGACGAGGTGTTCACCTCGGACGGGTTCGCCGGGCACGCCGCGCTCGACGACCAGTCCGCCTTCATCGCCAGCCTGGGCAGCAACCGGTCACCGCGGATGCGAGACGTACTCGGCACCATCCAGGCCGACCAGGACGCCATCATCCGCGCGGGCTCGCGCGGCGCCCTCGTCGTCGACGGCGGTCCGGGTACGGGCAAGACGGTCGTCGCCCTGCACCGCTCCGCCTACCTCCTCTACTCCGACCCGCGCCTCGGTCACCGCAGGGGCGGCGTACTGTTCGTCGGCCCGCACCAGCCCTACCTGGCCTACGTCGCCGACGTACTCCCCAGCCTCGGAGAGGAGGGCGTCCAGACCTGCACCCTGCGGAACCTCGTCGCCGAAGGAGCCGCGGCAGCGGTCGAGGCCGACCCGGACGTGGCCCTCCTGAAGTCGTCCGCGGACCTGGTGAAGGCGATCGAGACGGCCGTCAGGTTCTACGAGGAGCCGCCCACCAAGGGGATGACGGTCACGACCCACTGGTCCGAAGTCCGGCTGAGCGCCGACGACTGGGCCCTGGCGTTCGAAGCGGCACCCGGCACCCCGCACAACGAGGCGCGCGACCAGGTCCTGGAGGAACTGGTCACGATCCTGGTCGACAAGCACGACAACGCCGGCGGCGACGGTGAAATCGACGCCTCGCCCGCTCTGCTCCGCAGATCACTGCTGCAGAACAGGGAACTGCTCACGGCCTTCAACCGCGCGTGGCCGCTGCTCGAAGCGGCCGACCTCGTCGGAGACCTGTGGTCGGTACCCGCCTACCTGCGGAAGTGCGCTCCCTGGCTCGGCCCCGACGACGTACGGAAGCTGCAACGCGAGGACGCCCAGGCCTGGACGGTGTCCGACCTGCCGCTCCTGGACGCGGCACGGCAGCGGCTCGGCGACCCGGAGGCGTCGCGGCGCAGACGTCGGCACGAAGCCGCCGTCGCCGCCGAACGGGCGGGCAGGGCCGACGTCATCGAGATCCTGCTGCGGGACAGCGAGATCGACGAGAGCCAAGGCGCGATGGGGATGCTGCGCGGACAGGACCTGCAGGACAGCCTGATCGACGACAGCGCACTGCCCACCGCCGAACCCGACCTGCTCGCCGGCCCGTTCGCGCACATCGTCGTCGACGAGGCCCAGGAACTCACCGACGCGGAGTGGCAGATGCTGCTGCTCCGGTGCCCGTCCCGGAGCTTCACCATCGTCGGGGACCGCGCCCAGGCCAGGCACGGGTTCACGGAGTCGTGGCAGGAACGCCTGGAGCGGGTCGGACTCGACCGGATCAACCAGGCCTCCCTGAGCATCAACTACCGGACGCCGGAAGAGATCATGACGGAAGCCGAACCGGTCATCCGGGCCGCGCTCCCGGACGCCAACGTGCCGAGCTCCATCCGCAGCAGCGGCATCCCCGTCGTACACGGATCCGCTTCCGACCTGGACTCGGTCCTCGAAACCTGGCTCGCTGCCCACGCCGAGGGGATCGCCTGCGTCATCGGCGACCCCACATTCCGTACGACATCTCGCGTCCGGTCGCTGACCCCGGAACTGTCGAAGGGGCTCGAGTTCGACCTGGTCGTCGTCATCGACCCGGAGACGTTCGGCAAGGGCATCGAGGGAGCGGTCGACCGCTATGTCGCGATGACGCGGGCGACCCAGCAACTCGTCATCCTCACGAGCGCCTGA
- a CDS encoding HAD domain-containing protein: protein MTGSVQRPLFFLDVDGPLIPFGGASQYPDGYPTYGTTDPEPPGADPNPLLARINPEHGPRLSALPCQLVWATTWMTDANETIAPRLGLPELPVVIWPDPTATDEQNEQNEQDEQDLRNGLHWKTRTLVDWAVGRSFIWVDDEITDTDRAWVSAHHRGRALLHRVDPSRGLTDADYAAISEWLRNESTR from the coding sequence GTGACCGGTTCCGTACAGCGCCCGTTGTTCTTCCTCGATGTCGACGGACCGCTCATTCCGTTCGGAGGCGCGTCGCAGTACCCAGACGGCTATCCGACGTACGGGACGACGGATCCCGAACCCCCCGGAGCCGATCCCAATCCGCTGCTGGCCAGGATCAACCCCGAGCACGGCCCCCGCTTGTCAGCACTACCGTGCCAGCTGGTCTGGGCCACGACCTGGATGACCGACGCGAACGAAACCATCGCACCGCGGCTCGGCCTGCCCGAGCTGCCGGTAGTGATCTGGCCGGACCCAACGGCTACCGACGAGCAGAACGAGCAGAACGAGCAGGACGAGCAGGACTTGCGGAACGGACTCCACTGGAAAACCCGCACCCTCGTCGACTGGGCAGTCGGCCGCTCCTTCATCTGGGTCGACGACGAAATCACGGACACCGACCGAGCGTGGGTGTCGGCCCACCATCGAGGCCGGGCTCTGCTCCATCGCGTGGACCCGAGCCGGGGGCTGACCGATGCCGACTACGCCGCTATCAGCGAGTGGCTTCGCAACGAATCCACGAGGTGA
- a CDS encoding Hsp20/alpha crystallin family protein, with amino-acid sequence MLMRTDSLRDFDRLTQQFFGPARPEAMQMDAYRSDGDLIVHFDLPGIDPETIDLGVERNVLSVRAERRSPAPEGVDMIVTERPSGTFTRQLFLGDTLDTERIDASYDAGVLTLRIPVAEQAKPRRIEISRGNGDNPKQLSS; translated from the coding sequence ATGCTCATGCGCACCGACTCTCTGCGCGACTTCGACCGCCTCACGCAGCAGTTCTTCGGCCCCGCTCGCCCCGAGGCGATGCAGATGGACGCGTACCGGTCCGACGGCGACCTGATCGTCCACTTCGACCTCCCGGGTATCGACCCGGAGACGATCGACCTGGGCGTCGAGCGCAACGTCCTGAGCGTCCGCGCCGAGCGCCGTTCACCCGCCCCCGAGGGTGTGGACATGATCGTCACCGAGCGACCCTCCGGCACCTTCACCCGGCAGCTGTTCCTCGGTGACACCCTCGACACGGAGCGCATCGACGCTTCGTACGACGCCGGAGTACTGACGCTGCGCATCCCGGTGGCCGAACAGGCCAAGCCCCGCCGCATCGAGATCAGCCGCGGCAACGGCGACAACCCCAAGCAGCTCAGCAGCTGA
- a CDS encoding MarR family winged helix-turn-helix transcriptional regulator, with amino-acid sequence MSTDPGVDDAVRDLLLLMPRMVGRAKRIPVPEELQSLALAPRHLSLLAYLLFDGPLTVNDLAARLEVAPTTVSLMVGELSGKGILERREHPTDRRRRIVSITDAQRPSISAWLSRGATAWRRALEPLTPSQRQLVVDTLRAYEAAAADPEADPEPEPGVSTP; translated from the coding sequence ATGTCAACCGATCCGGGCGTCGACGACGCCGTTCGCGACCTCCTGCTGCTCATGCCCCGCATGGTCGGCCGGGCCAAGCGGATCCCCGTACCCGAGGAACTTCAGTCGCTGGCCCTGGCTCCGCGACACCTGTCGCTGCTGGCGTATCTGCTCTTCGACGGGCCCCTGACCGTGAACGACCTGGCCGCCCGCCTCGAGGTCGCGCCGACCACCGTCAGCCTCATGGTCGGCGAGCTGAGCGGGAAGGGAATCCTGGAGCGGCGCGAGCACCCGACTGACCGGCGGCGACGCATCGTCAGCATCACCGACGCCCAACGGCCCTCCATCTCCGCGTGGTTGTCACGCGGGGCCACCGCCTGGCGTCGCGCGCTGGAACCTCTGACGCCCAGTCAGCGGCAGCTGGTCGTCGACACCTTGCGCGCCTACGAGGCAGCAGCCGCCGACCCCGAGGCAGACCCCGAGCCCGAGCCCGGCGTTTCCACCCCCTGA
- a CDS encoding GlxA family transcriptional regulator, with translation MHTVAVLALDQVIPFDLSAPIDAFGWARLPDGRPAYRIRVCSASEEVSAGPFALRAPYGLEALAEADTIILPGVADPTVPLPPGVAEAVCAAAANGTRIASICVGAFVFAATGLLDGLRATTHWVAARDLAEMYPAVTVDPNVLYVDNGQFLTSAGAAAAIDMCLHMIRRDHGSAVAAHAARMCVVPLEREGGQAQFIIQTQPPVPSGATLEPLLNWLEENAERELTLEDIAAHAGMSTRTLNRRFREQTGTTPLQWLHLARVRRAQYLLETTTYPVERIAAQAGFGSPTAFRERFKRVVGTSPYAYRRAFQGVETPGSGSGSASGSAAAAS, from the coding sequence ATGCATACCGTGGCCGTATTGGCGCTCGACCAGGTCATCCCGTTCGACCTCTCCGCCCCGATCGACGCCTTCGGCTGGGCCCGGCTGCCGGACGGGCGCCCGGCGTACCGGATCCGGGTCTGCTCGGCGTCGGAGGAGGTGAGCGCGGGCCCGTTCGCGCTGCGTGCCCCGTACGGGCTGGAGGCGCTGGCCGAGGCGGACACGATCATCCTGCCCGGGGTCGCCGACCCGACGGTCCCGCTTCCGCCGGGCGTCGCGGAGGCGGTGTGCGCGGCGGCCGCGAACGGCACCCGGATCGCCTCGATCTGCGTGGGCGCCTTCGTCTTCGCCGCCACGGGCCTGCTGGACGGGCTGCGCGCGACGACGCACTGGGTCGCGGCCCGGGACCTGGCGGAGATGTACCCCGCGGTGACCGTCGACCCGAACGTCCTCTACGTCGACAACGGCCAGTTCCTCACCTCGGCGGGCGCGGCCGCCGCGATCGACATGTGCCTGCACATGATCCGCAGGGACCACGGCTCGGCCGTCGCCGCGCACGCGGCCCGGATGTGCGTCGTACCGCTCGAACGGGAGGGCGGCCAGGCCCAGTTCATCATCCAGACCCAGCCACCGGTACCGTCCGGCGCCACCCTGGAGCCCCTCCTCAACTGGCTGGAGGAGAACGCCGAGCGCGAACTGACCCTGGAGGACATCGCCGCCCACGCCGGCATGAGCACCCGAACACTCAACCGCCGCTTCCGCGAGCAGACCGGCACGACGCCGTTGCAGTGGCTGCACCTGGCCCGGGTGCGGCGCGCCCAGTACCTCCTGGAGACGACCACGTACCCGGTCGAACGCATCGCGGCCCAGGCGGGGTTCGGCTCACCGACGGCGTTCCGGGAGCGGTTCAAGAGGGTGGTGGGGACGAGTCCGTACGCGTATCGGCGGGCGTTTCAGGGGGTGGAAACGCCGGGCTCGGGCTCGGGGTCTGCCTCGGGGTCGGCGGCTGCTGCCTCGTAG
- a CDS encoding 4-oxalocrotonate tautomerase family protein: MPHLTVQIREETLDGSVEPKIIRALSEAVVAVVGEWARPLVVVDLFGVPEHRWGSGGIPGEAPAPVVTLNMREGGLTHPQIPDAPARLVKSLTEAVVSVLGEGVRQYVTVLIVGVPAGRSGVGGEVV; encoded by the coding sequence ATGCCGCACCTCACTGTGCAGATCCGCGAAGAGACGCTTGACGGATCGGTCGAACCGAAGATCATCAGGGCGTTGAGCGAGGCGGTGGTCGCCGTGGTCGGCGAGTGGGCGCGACCTCTCGTGGTCGTCGACCTGTTCGGCGTACCGGAGCACCGCTGGGGGAGCGGCGGCATCCCCGGCGAGGCTCCCGCACCGGTCGTCACGCTGAACATGCGCGAGGGCGGTCTGACCCACCCGCAGATCCCCGACGCTCCCGCGCGGCTCGTCAAGTCCCTTACGGAGGCGGTGGTTTCGGTCCTCGGTGAGGGTGTACGGCAGTACGTGACCGTGCTGATCGTGGGGGTTCCGGCGGGGCGGTCGGGGGTGGGGGGTGAGGTTGTCTGA
- a CDS encoding DUF2269 family protein, with protein MTKFLLAVHVIAAIVAIGPVTVAASMFPPTARKALAEPGDAQALATTRLLHRICQVYATVGVVVPVFGFATASNMGVLGDTWLIVSIALTALAAVVLAALVLPRQAAIMEGIEDAGGGEIAVTTRATARLAMFTGIFNLLWATVTVLMIIRPGSTTGA; from the coding sequence GTGACCAAGTTCCTCCTCGCCGTCCACGTGATCGCCGCGATCGTCGCCATCGGGCCCGTCACGGTCGCCGCCAGCATGTTCCCGCCCACCGCGCGCAAGGCGCTCGCCGAGCCGGGAGACGCGCAGGCCCTCGCGACCACGCGTCTGCTGCATCGGATCTGCCAGGTGTACGCCACCGTCGGCGTCGTCGTCCCCGTCTTCGGGTTCGCCACGGCGAGCAACATGGGCGTGCTCGGGGACACCTGGCTGATCGTCTCGATCGCGCTGACTGCGCTCGCGGCTGTCGTCCTCGCCGCCCTGGTCCTGCCCAGGCAAGCGGCGATCATGGAGGGCATCGAGGATGCCGGGGGCGGCGAGATCGCGGTGACGACGAGGGCGACCGCACGGCTCGCCATGTTCACCGGGATCTTCAACCTTCTCTGGGCCACCGTCACGGTCCTGATGATCATTCGGCCGGGGTCCACTACAGGGGCTTGA